From Corvus cornix cornix isolate S_Up_H32 chromosome 17, ASM73873v5, whole genome shotgun sequence, the proteins below share one genomic window:
- the LOC104688297 gene encoding torsin-1A has product MKLRRGVLRAALALVLLPLLTPAGAVEPISLGLAIAGAAASALTGFISYPRLYCYFRECCLYRRDQRAAAALQENLDKRLFGQHLVSRVVVKAVRGFLNNTNAKKPLALSLHGWTGTGKNFVSKIVAESIYKKGLQSKYVHQFVATLHFPHAHSINLYKDQLQSWIRGNVSICPRSIFIFDEMDKMHAGLIDSIKPFLDYYELLDGVSYRQAIFIFLSNAGAEKITEVALDFWRNGRTREDIQLTDIQNALSVSVFNNKNSGFWHSTLIDRNLIDYFIPFLPLEYKHVKMCVRVEIESRGYTVDEDIVSRIAEEMTYFPREERIYSDKGCKTVDAKLDYYYDF; this is encoded by the exons aTGAAGCTGCGGCGGGGCGTGCTGCGGGCGGCCCTGGCGCTGGTGCTGCTGCCGCTCCTCACGCCGGCCGGCGCCGTGGAGCCCATCAGCCTGGGACTCGCCATCGCGGGTGCCGCTGCTTCGGCCCTCACCGGCTTCATCTCCTACCCGCGGCTCTACTGCTACTTCAGGGAGTGCTGCCTGTATCGGCGCGACCAGCGCGCCGCTGCCG ctctgcaggagaaTTTGGACAAGAGGCTGTTCGGGCAGCACTTGGTGAGCAGGGTGGTTGTAAAAGCCGTGAGGGGCTTCTTGAACAACACCAACGCCAAAAAACCTCTCGCGCTTTCCTTGCACGGGTGGACTGGAACAGGCAAAAACTTTGTCAGTAAGATCGTCGCCGaaagtatttataaaaaagGTCTGCAGAGTAAATATGTCCATCAGTTCGTGGCAACTTTACACTTTCCTCACGCTCACAGCATCAATCTCTACAAG GACCAGTTGCAGTCGTGGATTCGGGGAAATGTGAGCATCTGTCCCCGCTCAATCTTTATATTTGATGAAATGGATAAAATGCATGCAGGGCTCATTGACTCAATCAAGCCCTTCCTGGACTACTATGAGCTGCTGGATGGGGTGTCCTATAGACAAGCCATCTTCATCTTCCTCAG CAATGCAGGAGCTGAAAAGATAACAGAGGTGGCACTAGATTTCTGGAGAAATGGGAGGACAAGGGAAGATATCCAGCTCACAGATATCCAAAATGCACTGTCTGTGTCTGTcttcaacaacaaaaata GTGGATTTTGGCACAGCACCTTGATTGATAGAAACCTCATCGACTACTTTATTCCTTTCCTGCCTCTGGAATACAAACATGTGAAAATGTGTGTCAGGGTTGAGATTGAGTCACGTGGCTACACTGTGGATGAAGACATTGTGAGCAGGATAGCTGAAGAGATGACCTACTTCCCCAGAGAGGAGAGAATTTACTCAGATAAAGGATGTAAAACTGTGGATGCAAAGCTGGATTATTATTATGACTTCTAA
- the LOC104688468 gene encoding torsin-1B: MARSLPLLWVLLPGLAALEPLSVGLAIGVASALTGYLSHPRFYCSYVECCPRAGQRLNATALKAQLDNRLFGQHLAKDVVLKAVMGFSNNPSPKKPLILSLHGWAGTGKNFLSQILAEQVHPAGLRSKFVHLFLATLHFPHQDQVKLYKEQLQNWIRGNVSACPSSVFIFDEMDKMHPGIIDAIKPFLDYYEEVDGVSYRKAIFIFLSNAGGDLINKAALDFWLSGKRREDIQLKDLERLLSVGVFNNKNSGLWHSSIIDRYLIDYFVPFLPLEQKHVKMCVRAEMTARGYAVDENIVQAVAEEMTYFPKEQKIYSDKGCKTVQAKLDIHEDLVMRDTKARG, from the exons ATGGCGCGCTCGCTGCcgctgctgtgggtgctgctgcccgGGCTGGCGGCGCTGGAGCCGCTCAGTGTGGGCCTGGCCATCGGCGTGGCCTCGGCGCTCACTGGCTACTTGTCCCACCCCAGGTTCTACTGCAGCTATGTGGAGTGCTGCCCCCGCGCCGGGCAGCGCCTCAACGCCACCG CGCTGAAGGCGCAGCTGGACAACAGGCTCTTCGGGCAGCACCTGGCCAAGGACGTGGTGCTGAAGGCGGTGATGGGCTTCAGCAACAACCCCAGCCCCAAGAAGCCGCTGATCCTGTCGCTGCACGGCTGGGCCGGTACTGGCAAGAACTTCCTCAGCCAGATCCTGGCGGAGCAGGTTCACCCCGCTGGCCTGCGCAGCAAGTTCGTCCATCTCTTCCTGGCCACCCTGCACTTCCCCCACCAGGACCAGGTCAAGCTCTACAAG GAACAGCTGCAGAACTGGATTCGAGGCAATgtcagtgcctgtccctcctctgtCTTCATTTTTGATGAGATGGACAAAATGCATCCAGGTATCATTGATGCCATCAAGCCCTTCTTAGACTATTACGAGGAGGTTGATGGGGTGTCCTACAGAAAAGCCATCTTCATCTTCCTCAG CAATGCAGGTGGTGATTTAATTAACAAAGCAGCTCTTGACTTCTGGCTAAGTGGAAAGCGCAGGGAAGATATTCAGCTGAAAGATCTGGAGCGCTTGCTCTCTGTAGGAGTCTTCAACAACAAGAATA GtgggctgtggcacagcagcatcATTGACAGGTACCTTATTGACTACTTTGTCCCTTTCCTGCCCCTGGAGCAAAAGCATGTGAAGATGTGTGTCAGGGCTGAAATGACAGCCCGTGGCTATGCTGTGGATGAGAACATTGTTCAGGCAGTGGCCGAAGAGATGACCTACTTCCCCAAGGAACAGAAGATCTACTCTGATAAAGGCTGCAAGACTGTACAGGCCAAGTTGGATATTCACGAAGACCTTGTGATGAGAGATACTAAAGCCAGGGGTTGA
- the C17H9orf78 gene encoding telomere length and silencing protein 1 homolog, which produces MPGQKSFRRRREDDEEEEEDEQLAEEVRLKLEEAKEVQSLRKRPNGVSAVALLVGEKLQEEATLVDDPFKIKSGGMVDMKKLKERGKDRINEEEDLNLGTSFSAETNRRDEDADMMKYIETELKKRKGIVENEEQKVKLKNAEDSLYELPENIRVSSAKKTEEMLSNQMLSGIPEVDLGIDAKIKNIISTEEAKAKLLAEQQNKKKDSETSFVPTNMAVNYVQHNRFYHEELNAPVRRNKEEPKPRPLRVGDTERPEPERSPPNRKRPLNEKATDDYHYEKFKKMNRRY; this is translated from the exons ATGCCGGGCCAGAAGTCCTTCCGCCGGCGCAGGGAGGAcgacgaggaggaggaggaggacgagcAGCTCGCCGAGGAGGTCAG gttaAAACTTGAGGAAGCCAAAGAAGTTCAGAGCCTCAGAAAGCGACCCAATGGGGTGAG TGCTGTAGCTCTGCTGGTGGGAGAGAAGTTGCAAGAAGAAGCCACACTTGTG GATGACCCATTTAAGATAAAATCTGGGGGAATGGTGGACatgaagaagctgaaagaaagagGCAAGGACAG GATTAATGAAGAGGAAGATCTGAACTTGGGAACTTCCTTCTCAGCAGAAACCAACAGGCGGGATGAAGATGCTGACAT GATGAAGTACATTGAGACTGAgctgaagaagagaaagggaattgTGGAGAACGAGGAGCAGAAGGTGAAGCTTAAGAATGCCGAGGACTCCCTGTACGAGCTGCCAGAGAACATCCGTGTCTCCTCTGCCAAGAAGACTGAGGAGATGTTGTCCAACCAGATGCTGAGCGGCATTCCTGAAGTGGACCTGGGAATTGA tgcaaaaataaaaaacatcatCTCAACTGAAGAGGCCAAGGCcaagctgctggcagagcagcagaacaaaaagaaagacagCGAAACTTCCTTTGTTCCCACCAACATGGCTGTTAATTATGTCCAGCACAACAGAT ttTATCATGAGGAGCTGAATGCACCAGTGCGAAGGAACAAAGAGGAGCCAAAGCCCCGTCCCCTGAGGGTGGGGGACACGGAGAGGCCAGAACCTGAGC GGTCTCCTCCAAATCGCAAACGTCCCCTCAATGAAAAAGCTACAGATGATTATCACTATGAGAAGTTCAAAAAGATGAACAGGCGCTACTGA